Sequence from the Petrotoga mexicana DSM 14811 genome:
CGGGAATCCAGTTGTGAATAATGGCGCCAATGCCTACACCGATCAGAATATATGGAAACACCTTTTTAAAGGTGGACAGTATTTGGTCCTTAGAGTAAACCAGTCTATCCTTTCTCGTCAGGTTGGGTGCTTCTATATCTACATTTCCAGCCATCATAATAAAGCTTTCAACGTACTTTCCCATTCGTAACTTTTCTATAACCGTACCACCTACTACCGCGATAATCAATCCGAGTATTACATACACGACCGCGACTTTTGCTCCGAAAATACTCATAAGCAGAAGCAGTGAACCTAGGTCGACCATGGGGGAAGAGATAAGAAACGAGAAAGTTACCCCCACAGGAAGCCCTGCAGATGTAAATCCGATAAACAAAGGAATGGATGAACAAGAACAAAAAGGCGTTACCGTGCCTAGTAAAGCCGCGACAGAGTTAGCGCCAACACCTTGGAATCGACCTAATATTTTCTTACTCCGTTCTGGTGGAAAAAAGCTCTGAATGTAACTGATAAAGAAAATCAGTAAACACAGCAGTATGATTATCTTAATGACATCATATAGGAAAAACTCGATGCTACCACCTATGCGGGTAGATGTATCTACTCCTAGACCTGAAAGGATATTTTCAATCAAGGTATTAAGCCATTTCATGCCAAGAAGCTGATATTGAATAAATTCCCAAATCTCTTTTAATATTTGCATTCTAGGAAAACCTCACATATAATAATAACATATCAAAAATATTTGATGTGTTATTATTATATGAGTAAAATCAAAATTTGTCAATATGTTATGATTATAATCTTCAACTAGGACTTATAGCACAGGTGTTACACACTGTCCAGAAAGAGAATGTTTTTTATATGTCAGATCATAATTAGCTGCTATCAAAATAAATTATTGCAATTTATTATTCTTGAATACTTTTTATTTGAAATTTTTCCCACATTGTTGTATAATTTAACGGTTAAAAAATCGTCTAGGTTAGGAGGAAAAACATGAAGGTTTTAGTGATCAACTCAGGTAGTTCTTCAATTAAATATCAACTTCTTGAAATGGATACAGAAAAAGTTTTAGCTAAAGGATTAGTCGAAAGAATAGGTATAGAAGGATCAAGAATCATCCACAGAAAAAACGAAGAAAAATATGTTATAGAGAAGGTTATAAAAAATCATGAAGAAGGATTAAAAGAAGTTTTAGATCTCTTAACTTCTGAAGATTACAAGGTCATTTCGTCTCTAAACGAAATAGATGCGGTTGGACACAGAGTGGTGCACGGGGGCGAACGATTTTCTTCTTCTGTTATTATTGATAAGGAGTCTTTGGATGCAATTGAAATGATGTCATTTTTGGCACCTTTGCACAATCCAGCAAATGTCATGGGAATAAAGGCGGCGATGGAGCTTTTACCCAATGTTCCACAAATCGCGGTATTTGATACTTCTTTCCACCAAACTATGCCAAAAACATCTTTCTTGTATGCAATTCCTTATGAGTACTACGAAAAATACAAGATACGACGTTATGGGTTCCACGGGACAAGTCATAAATATGTTTCAAGAAGGGCAGCTGAGATATTGGGAAAAGATATAAAAACACTTAAAATCATAACCTCACACATTGGAAATGGAGCATCCATTGCCGCTGTAAAAAATGGTGAATCTTTCGACACTTCAATGGGATTCACTCCTTTAGAGGGTTTGGTTATGGGAACAAGAAGTGGGGATATAGATCCTGCTATTGTTTCATTTCTGGCTCAAGAAGAGGGATTAACAGCAAAAGAAGTAGTAGAAATATTGAACAATAAAAGTGGAGTCTATGGAATAACGAAAGGTTTCTCAAGTGATATGAGGGATATTGAAGATAAAGCATTAGAAGGAGACAAAGTTTGTCGGCTTGCACTTGATATTTATGAGTATAGGATAGCCAAGTATATTGGAGCTTATGCGGCAGCGATGAACGGGGTAGATGTTATCGTGTTTACCGCTGGTGTAGGAGAGAATTCTCCAGTAACAAGGGAAGAAATATGTGAAAAGTATTTAACTTATCTTGGTGTAAAGATAGATAAAGAGAAAAATAATTTTAAAGGCTTAGAAAGGGTTATAAGTACTCCTGATTCTAAGGTAACAGTGTTGGTAGTTCCTACAAACGAAGAGCTTATGATAGCAAGAGAGACAAAAGAATTAGTTTCAACAAAAAATTAAATTCTAAAATATTGTATTAAATTAATGAAACTGTAGAGCAACTAATAAGTTAGCTCTACAGTTTTTTTAGAACTGATTATCAAAAAATTGCTTCGTCAATATTATCAAGATTGTATGGGGTTTGTTGATAAACATAGTAATTTAACCAATTGTTGAATAAAATATAAGCATGACTTCGCCATCTTACTACGGGACGTTTTTCTGGATCATCATGTGGGAAGTAGTTTACAGGGATATCAATGTCCATACCTTTTTCTAAATCACGATAGTATTCTTTTTTTAAAACCTCTGGATCGTATTCCGGGTGTCCTGTAACAAAAACTTGCCTACCATCTTTTCTTTCAACTAAATAAACACCAGCTTTTTTAGATTCAGCTAGGATTATTAGTTCTTTTATAGGTTCAATATCTTCCCTTTTAATCTGGGTATGTCTAGAATGAGGAACCCAAAACGTATCATCAAACCCTCTAACCAATGGCGAGTCTTCACAACTTACCGAATGCTCGAATACACCGAATATCTTCTTTGAGACATGATATTTGTTTATACCATAATGATAGTACAACCCCGCTTGAGCACCCCAACAAATATGAAGAGTAGAGAACACATTTTTCTTTGACCATTCCATCACTTCTTTCAGCTCTTCCCAATAATCCACTTGTTCAAAATCAAGAGTTTCAACAGGGGCTCCTGTAATGATTAATCCGTCAAACTTTCTGTGATTTATCTGATCAAAAGATTTATAAAAGGTGTCTAAGTACTCTTGCGATACGTTTTTGTGGCTATGTGATACCATCTTTAAAAGCACTACATTTACTTGCAAAGGGGTGTTTCCTAACAAGCGCAATAATTGAGTTTCGGCAACTATCTTGTTCGGCATTAGATTCAAAATAACAATCTCTAAAGGTCTTATATCTTGATGTATCGCCCTCTCTTCAGTCATTAGAAATATGTTTTCTTTTCTCAATACATCTGCAGCAGGTAAGTTTTCAGGTATTTTTATAGGCACTTTTAACACTCCTTTCGTTCTGTCCCGGATGAACTTAAAAAATGGTTATTAATTACTAGTTGCTTTAGTTAGAGCTGAATCAATATCCTCGATCAAATCTTCTATGTCTTCTATCCCAATGGATAGTCTAATCATATCAGGACTTACCCCAGAAGCCAACTGTTCTTCTTCACTTAACTGCCCATGCGTAGTACTAGCCGGATGAACGGCGAGTGATCGAACATCCCCAACATTAGCAACATGGGAAAATATTCTTAACCCTTCAATAAACCTTTTTCCTGCTTCTACTCCACCTTTTACTCCAAAGGAAAGCATGCCTCCAAAACCATGTTTTAGATATTTAATTGCATTTTTATGAGTTTTATGATTTATCAATCCCGGATAATTTACCCAACTCACCCTCGAATCCCCGGATAGAAATTCTGCAATTTTCATTGCGTTAGAACAATGTCTTTCCATTCTCAAACTCAATGTTTCAATGCCCTGCAATATTAAAAAAGAATTGAAAGGACTTATTGAAGTACCTAGATCTCTTAACCATTGGGAACGAGCTTTCGAGATATAGGCAGAGTTGCCAAATCTTTTATAAAAGCTTATCCCATGAAAAGCAGGGTCTTCTTCAGTTAACATACCGAATTTACCATTGTTCCAGTCGAAATTTCCACTATCAACGATAATTCCACCAATTGAATTACCGTGCCCGTTCAAATATTTGGTTAAAGAGTGAACAACGATATCAGCACCAAATTCGAAAGGTTTGCACAGGTAAGGTGTGGCGAAGGTGTTATCTACGATCAAAGGAATACCATTCTCATGAGCTATCTTAGAAATCCGCTCAAAATCAGGTACAGAAAGTTCGGGATTCCCGATAGTTTCCACATAAACCGCCTTTGTCCGATTATTTATATTATTTTTCAAGCTATCCATATCGTCAATATCAAAGAAGTTGGGCTTTATTCCAAATTTACTCAAAGAATTTTTGAATAATGTGAATGTTCCACCATACAAAGAGCTTGCTGTAAGTATTTCATCCCCTTCTTCCATAATGTTTAACACCGCTATCGCTTCTGCAGCTTGCCCCGAGGAAGTGGCTAAAGCACCTACACCACCTTCCAAAGCAGCAACTCTTTTCTCCAACACATCGGTCGTTGGGTTCATTATACGTGTATATATATTCCCGGATTCTTCCATGTTGAAAAGCCTAAGGGCATGAGCTGAGTCTTCAAAGGTATAAGATGAAGTCTGGTAAATTGGTACTACGTTAGCCCCGGTGGTTGGCTCTTTTTCAAAACCCGCATGAACCATTAAAGTATCAAAGTTGTGATTTCTTTCTTCCATGTTTTTCCTCCTCATTTGTTTAAAATTATAGTGATTTGAGAAACTCTAAAACTTGTGTTAGCGCCCCTTTGCCGAATCGTTAAGGGGTAAACCCCTTAAGATCCCCGTGCATCATTTGCTTCGCAAATGAGAATTTGGATATTACTTCTAAAGCATTATGAAAATGCTTTTTGCATAAAACGGCAAAAGCTTCGCAAAGGTATTATAAAGAACCATTTTGCACAAAGCTGCAAAAAAACATAGTTTGCACAATACAGCAAACTCTCCTCACCCAGAAGGATGAAAGAGTTTCAACCTCTTTACCCTACTTCCCACCCATAAGGAAGGAGGACTAAGGCTCCATTCCCACAAGGTTGAAGTAAGGCTTCTGTCAACAGCCAGATTAATGAGATTTTTAACGGTAAAGTGGCAATTTTTACCTCTAAAGTGTTATAATCAATAACAGCTGTAATAAAGTAAAAAGAAGGGATTAAGTAAATGAATTGGGTTATACCTATTATTATCTTTTTTGACCAATTAACTAAAAAACTTTCAGAAACGTTTCTTCTAGAAAATACCATTAAAATTGGATTTTTTCAATTGACTTATGTTGAAAACACAGGCATTGCCTTTGGACTTTTTAAAGGCATGGCTTTGTTTCATGGAATCTTCTCTACACTAATAGTAATTTTTCTTTTTATCTTAAAAGAAAAATATAAGTTTTTTAATACTTCATTTGACTTGGGTATCACTTTTATCATAGGAGGAGCTTTAGGTAATATCTTTGATAGAATCAGGTTAGGATACGTTGTAGATATGATATATTGGCCAAACTTTTCTATATTCAACGTAGCTGATATATTCGTGACTTTTGGTGGCGTGATTTTATTATACCATTTTTTTAAAAGGAGCAAATATGGAAAAAAGAATGTACAAAGTTGAAAAAGAAGATGAACAAAAAAGGCTCGACGTATACATCGTCGAAAAAATGCCTATTGAAATTTCTAGGAATCTCATCCAAAACGCAATAATTAAAGGACAAATTACCGTCAACGGATCTCAAAAGAAACCTCATTACAAAGTTAAACAAGGCGACGAAATTCAAATAGATTTTCATGAAGTGGTAGAAGAAACCAAAGAAGAGGAAATCTTACCAGAAAATATACCATTGAATATACTGTATGAAGATGAGGAATTAATCGTCATTAACAAACCTGCTGGTTTGATAGTACATCCAACACCGAGTATTAAAACTGGTACTTTGGTTAACGCCCTAATGTACCATGTAAAGGATCTTGACAAAAAGATGCAAGATCCTACTAGATTAGGAATTGTTCATAGATTGGACAAAGAAACCTCTGGTGTGTTAGTCGTAGCAAAAAATGCTTTTTCACATCACTTACTTTCAAAAGAATTCAAGGAAAGAAAGACAATGAAATACTATTTAGCCCTAATTGAAGGAACACTGAAAGAAAAAGAAGGAGAAATAAACTTACCTTTGGGAAGACATCCTATTTTAAGGCACAAAAGGGCTGTTGTGTACAACGGAAGAGAAGCGTTAACTGAATACAAAGTGTTAAAAGAATTTGAAGATCTTGCCACGTTGGTTTGGATAAGGCTTAAAACAGGAAGAACCCATCAAATCAGAGTGCATTTCAAATACATCGGTAATCCAGTAATCGGGGATTCTTTGTATGGAAAAAATAAAATAGAAAAGAATCTTCAAATACCTGTAGACAGACAAATGCTCCATGCATTGAAATTAGGTTTTTACCACCCAAAAAGTAACGAATGGATGGAATTTTTGGCTCCCTTACCCGATGATTTTAAAAATCTGTTGATCTCTCTAACAAACCTAAAAGGGCGAAATTCTTGACGGAGGACCTGCTAGTGAAGATCTTAGGACCCGTGGTAACTTCAAAAAGTATTGGTAAATCCTATCTTCAGCTAAGGGACCTTTTTCCCATAGCAAAAAGGTATGGGTTCAATTGCATAGTCCTATCAGAACCGCACCCAAGATCATGGGTGAGTTTTATCGCTCATGCCCAAAAGTACAGAATTAAGCCAATAATCCTATATGAAACGGTAGACGGCAAGTACTTATTGCAAACAAACAATGATATTAGATCAGCTATAATGCATTACAACGGATTAGGAAACAACCTAAGATTGAAAAAAATCGAAATGGATCTTCCCTACGTGAAGTATCCAACTGCCGTTTTAAAAGATATATTTAAAGATGAAGAATCTCTTTGTATCAAAGACGGTTTAAAATATCAAAATGAACTATCTATTTTCTCAAATATAGAAACTTATTACAATATAGGAAACTATAGATTTGATGAATACAAAGTCGCTGACTATAATTTAACGGATATTATTTCACAAAAAGACCTAACCTTAGAAGAAAAAAGACGATTATCCTACGAGTTGGAAATAATAAAAAAGCTAGGGGTAAAAAATTATATTTTAACGGTAAAAAAAGTCGTTGACACCGCTAAAAAAAATGGCATCTCTGTTGGACCCGGAAGAGGCTCCGCTGTAGGTTCTTTCTTAGTTTATAAATTGGGAATAACTAAGGTGAATCCTATTGAATACGATCTCCTGTTCGAAAGATTTCTAAACGAATACAGGCATGAATTACCCGATATAGACCTGGATATCGATGCGGAAAAAAGAGTTGATCTAATAAAGGCTTTGCAAAAAGAAGTGGGAGAATATAAGATCTCTCAAATCAGGACCTACTCCACCATGAAAATCAAATCTGCTTTAAAAAAGACAGAAGAACTACTTGGATACAATTTAGAAGCTAAAATAAACGCTCCAATAAGAAGTAAAGAGAACATCGATAAATTCAAATCTTTATCAAAAAAAGATAAAACCTTTTTTTATGTCGCTTACTATCTTGAAGGAATAGAAGTGGCAGAGTCTGTTCATGCAGCGGGTTTGATAATTTCCCAAAATGACCTTAGAACCTTTTCTCCCATTGAAAAAAAGGAAATACCCATAATAGAATGGGAAATGTCTGATTTAAAATATTTAGGAGTGGAAAAGTTCGACATTTTAGCTTTGGACACGTTGACCTTCTTAAAAAAATTACAGATAGAAGAAAAATACCGAGAACTTAGCGATTCAAAAACTTTCCATTACCTATCCAAAGGATTGACAAAAGGTATCTTCCAATTGGACTCAACATTAGGGCAAAAATTAACCCAAAGAATAAAACCTAAAGATTTTGAAGAGCTAATCTTACTCTTAGCCATCAACAGACCCGGACCCCTTGAATCCGGGATGATAGATCAATACGTTAATGAAGACTCACCAGAATATTTGAAAAAAATCTTCCCCGAGACAAAGGGCGTCTTAGTTTACCAAGAACAGATAATGAAAATTGCTCAAATCTTAGGAGGATTTTCTCCACAAGAATCAGATTTGTTGAGAAAGGCAGTATCTAAAAAAGAAAAAGACAAAATCACAACCTTCAAAACCAAATTTATTACCAACGCCTCAAAAAAGATAGGCGAAAAAGAAGCAACCTTGTTGTTTTCTCAGATAGAAAACTTTGCTCAGTATGCCTTTAATAAATCTCATGCGGTAGCTTATGCTCACATCACATACTGGTTATCAGAAAAAAAATTCAAAGATCCTTCACATTTCTTCTTAGAATATGTTAAAATAAAAGGCATTGATATTGATATAATAAATGAAGCATCGCTTTTAGGAATAAAAATAAAGTTACCAGACATTAGATATCCATTTGGTTTGGCTAGTAAAACAGATCTAATACTGCCTTTGTATATAATTAAAGGAATAGGTAAAAATATTTCTCATATATTTGAAGAAGCGAAATTCTCAAGCTTAGAAGATTTTTTTAATTTCATAATTAACAAAAATATCAATAGAAATATTGTGGAATTAATAATCAAATCCGGCGCATTAGATTATTTCAACAACAACCGTAAAAATCTACTAAGAGAAACCACTCAACGGATGAAAGGAAAAGTTCAACAGTTAGAAGATATAAAAAGTACGTTATTTGGAGAGAGAGAACAAAAATCAACTAAAAAGGTTGAAACAACCTTACAAGACTACGCGCAATACGAAATAGAATGTATAGGATTTCCATTGAGTTTAATGTCCCAAAAAGGGCTATCTAATACGTTGATAGATAAATATCTAAATAGACAAAAGGTATACCTTGATGGTTATGTCTACAGAGATTTTATAGTAGATAACTCTGCTATGATCTATTCAAGAGTTTATAACAAAAACTTAAAAAGGCTTATAAAACACATTTAAATTCCGATTTTGAGAAGGGAAAAAATGAAAATCAATATTTTATCAATAGCTGAGAAATACCCTGGTCAAGGGGTATATTCTGCTACCTTAGATCACAAATACATTTTAAAAAAATATAGTGATTACACGATATATGAGAACAAAATTTTAGGGAATTATGATGTTTTACATATCCATACTCTCAACATAAAAAGCTTCTTATCGTTGCTAAAGAATAAGAAAAAATCTTTTTGTGTGATTTCCGCTCACATAGTTCCTAATTCATTGAAAGGAAGTATAAAATTCAATAAACTATGGTTACCTTTTTTCAATAGATATTTAAAATATTTCTATAACTCTTCTGACTGCATTTTAGCCGTTAGTGAAGAGACCAAAAATGAATTGATTAAGGATCTCCAGATAAATCCAAATAAAATTGTGGTCTTCAGAAACTTTGTCATAAAAGAATTATTTTTCACAAAGCCGGAGGAAAAATACAACAAAAAATCTTATTTAAGAAAAAAACACGGGTATAATGATGATGATTTCATAATTTTGGGTGCCGGACAAATACAACCCAGAAAAGGTATAACAGATTTTGTGGAAACCGCTAAACGATTACAGAACATGAAGTTCATTTGGACCGGTGGAATGCCTTTTAAACAGTTCACCGAGGGTTATGAAGAAATGAACATATTGATAAAAAAGGCTCCTAATAATGTTAATTTTACCGGAACCATAAACAGAGAAAAAATGATCGATTATTATTCTTTATCCGACATTTTCTTCTCTCCTTCCTTTCATGAAACCTTTGGCTTGGTTGTAATTGAAGCAGCTGGAAGTGGTTTACCTTTAGTTCTTAGAGATTTACCAGTTTACAAACAAATATTTTCTCCTAACTATTTATCTGGTAATTCAGTGGAAGATTTTGTTGAGATTATCAAAAAACTTAATATTAACAAAAAGCTATATGCTGAATACGAGAAAAAATCTTACCAATTATTTGAAAATTATAGTGATGAAAAGGCCTTTATAAAATTAAAAAATATCTATGAAGAAGGTATAAAGCAAAAAATCCATACAGGAGGAAAAAATGTCCGAAGATAAAGGCAAGGAAAATGAAAGCACACTTAGTAGAAAAAAAATAATCATTAATCTAATCGTAGTTTTAATTATTGGTTTAGTCATCAACATTGTGATCTCATTTTTTGCAGATTTCCAAGAAACCTTCGATACTCTTAAAACTGTCAATCTATTTTTTATTGTGAAGGTATTCGTAGTTTTCTCTATGGCTTATTTGATAGATTTAATAAGATTGTACATAGTAACATTAAGTTTCCACAAAAAAATAAAGTTTAAGGATGCCATTTATAATACCATTTCATACTATTTTATGTCAAATATCACCCCAATGGCTAGTGGTGGTCAACCATATCAAATATACCATCTTACAAAATTAGGAATAGAATCCACTTTGGCTACAAATATAGTGTTGTCTAGGCTTGTAGAAAATTTACTGTTCTCTTCTGCCGTTATCTTAATTTTCATAAGAAGAGTAATGAGTATTTTAGGCAGAATAGGGACTGGAAAATATATACTTATCATTGGTATTATAGCCGCTTTAGGGTTCTCAGCCTTGTTAATTTTACTATTTTTAAACCCAAAATTGATATATAAGTTGTTTAATTTTTTACTAAAGATATTTCCATTAAAAAACAAATCGAAATTCGAACAAAGATTACAAAAGTTAGAAAATTGGTTAGAAGAGCTAAAGTTAAGTATTAAAACACTATGGGTCGAAAAGGCACATATAGTTACGTTTGACTTTATACTGGGAGGCTTCATCGTTTTTTTTCATTCTTTGGGTTTGTACATTGCCCTGACATCAATTACATCAAGAAGCTACAGCATTCTTGAAATATTCATACTTTTTATAATAATGAATTTTGTTATCTATTATATACCTACCCCTGGTTCCACAGGTGGAGTAGAGACATTATATGGTATTGTCCTTGCCAGTTTTATGCCTGGAAGATTCGTTTCTACAACTATACTGTTGTGGAGATTCGCAACTTATTATTTACAAATAGCTTTTGAAGGGGTAATCTTACTTATGACAAGGACAAAAGAAAAAGGATTTTCAACTTAATTAATATACTCGTTTCTCAAATCGATTAATTTTTTATCCTCTCCCAAAGATTTTAGCCTTATAGTTTTATTTTTCAAATTATGCATAGACTCGATTTTTCTTATAGTAGCACTCTTACTTCTCATCGTAAGTGTATGAGTGTAAGCAAAACCTTTTACAAATTTAACCCCTTTTAAAAGATCTCCATCGGTTATACCCGTTGCAGAAAATATTACATCTTCCCCACCAACTATTTCATCGGTATAAAAGATTTTTTCAAGATCCCAACCTTCTTCCTTGATCGATTGTTCTTCAATTCTATCCCTTGTCCATAATTTCATTTGAATTTCTCCACCTAACGTTTTTAAAGCAGCAGCCGAGAGTATCCCTTCAAGAGTCCCTCCAATACCAACATAGATATCCACCCCACTATCGGGAACGGCGGTGGCTATGGCAGCTGTGATATCCCCATCACTTATCAATTTTATTCTTGAACCAGCTTCTTTAATCTCTTCTATAATCTCTTCATGCCTTTGCCTATTCAAAATAACAAAAGTTAGTTCCGTAGGTGCAATTCCCAAAACCTCACTTGCAATTTTTATATTCTCTTTCATAGGTTTTCTCAAATCCAATTTACCTTTTAATTCACGACCTACAGCAAGCTTATAAGAATAAAAAGTCGGCAGTAATTTAATACCTCCCGACACCGTGGCAGCAACGCAACTTATGGCATTAGGCAGACCAAAAGCAGCCAATTTCACTCCGTCTATAGCATCAACAGCTAAATCCATTTCGGAAGTGTTATCTTGCCAACTACCCACTTTTTCACCAACGTACAACATATTTGAATTTTCTTTATCGTATTTACTCATTACTATATTCCCTTTAAAGTCTATGTAGTCAAACATACCTCTCATAGCATCGATGGAACTATGCTTAATCATTTCCAGATTACCACAACCCAAGTATAAACTACTCATCAAAGCAGATGCTTCTGTAACCCTTACAAAATCCATAGTCAACTCTGGATAAATCTTCTTTTCCATAAAAGTCCCTCCTCACAAAAATTTTTAATTGTCTTTAAGAACTTTAAAACTTGTGTTAGCGCCCTTCCCCCGCTCCCCACCCCATAAGGAAGTGAAATCAGTGTTTTACCCCGCAGCCCACCCTTTTTTGAAAATCTGTTTATTTCCAAAAGCTTGTGTTAGCGACCCTTTGCATTTTAACCTTATCTTCCTTAAGCATATCTATTATAATATTTTTATACAGTTTAAACAAATAATAAAATTCAAGAAAATTAAAGTTTAAACATCGTAATCAACTCTATTGACGAATATTTCTTCCTAATCATATATAAACGGATTATTTGAGTATACATAAACCAAGACTTCATAAAAAATTATTTAACTATGCTTATTTTTAAAAAAATATGGTAAAATTTTATTGGAGGTGATCTAATGGACCTAACAGAGTTGGAAAAAAGTTTAACTTTTCAAAAGAAAAGTGTATGGAGCAAAAGAAACAGGGAAGATATCGATAGGTATTCTTCGCAGTACAAGGATTTTATCAACTTTTCTAAAACTGAAAGAAAGGCCGCTTCATACTCAGTGGAGCTCCTTGAAAAAAACGGTTTCAAACCTCTTTCTTATTATGTGAACTCTGGAAAGATAGAGAAAGGGGATAAAGTTTACTTTGTAAACAGAGACAAAGCAATATTTGCTTTGAAGTACAACAATCCTTTAAAGGATGGTATCAACATAGTAGGTGCACACATAGATTCGCCAAGGTTTGATTTAAAACCCGAACCAATAGTGGAAGATGAGAATATTGCGATGGCAAAGACTCATTATTATGGTGGAGTGAAGAAGTATCACTGGTTCAACATACCGCTTGAATTA
This genomic interval carries:
- a CDS encoding glycosyltransferase family 4 protein, which produces MKINILSIAEKYPGQGVYSATLDHKYILKKYSDYTIYENKILGNYDVLHIHTLNIKSFLSLLKNKKKSFCVISAHIVPNSLKGSIKFNKLWLPFFNRYLKYFYNSSDCILAVSEETKNELIKDLQINPNKIVVFRNFVIKELFFTKPEEKYNKKSYLRKKHGYNDDDFIILGAGQIQPRKGITDFVETAKRLQNMKFIWTGGMPFKQFTEGYEEMNILIKKAPNNVNFTGTINREKMIDYYSLSDIFFSPSFHETFGLVVIEAAGSGLPLVLRDLPVYKQIFSPNYLSGNSVEDFVEIIKKLNINKKLYAEYEKKSYQLFENYSDEKAFIKLKNIYEEGIKQKIHTGGKNVRR
- a CDS encoding lysylphosphatidylglycerol synthase transmembrane domain-containing protein, giving the protein MSEDKGKENESTLSRKKIIINLIVVLIIGLVINIVISFFADFQETFDTLKTVNLFFIVKVFVVFSMAYLIDLIRLYIVTLSFHKKIKFKDAIYNTISYYFMSNITPMASGGQPYQIYHLTKLGIESTLATNIVLSRLVENLLFSSAVILIFIRRVMSILGRIGTGKYILIIGIIAALGFSALLILLFLNPKLIYKLFNFLLKIFPLKNKSKFEQRLQKLENWLEELKLSIKTLWVEKAHIVTFDFILGGFIVFFHSLGLYIALTSITSRSYSILEIFILFIIMNFVIYYIPTPGSTGGVETLYGIVLASFMPGRFVSTTILLWRFATYYLQIAFEGVILLMTRTKEKGFST
- the glpX gene encoding class II fructose-bisphosphatase, encoding MEKKIYPELTMDFVRVTEASALMSSLYLGCGNLEMIKHSSIDAMRGMFDYIDFKGNIVMSKYDKENSNMLYVGEKVGSWQDNTSEMDLAVDAIDGVKLAAFGLPNAISCVAATVSGGIKLLPTFYSYKLAVGRELKGKLDLRKPMKENIKIASEVLGIAPTELTFVILNRQRHEEIIEEIKEAGSRIKLISDGDITAAIATAVPDSGVDIYVGIGGTLEGILSAAALKTLGGEIQMKLWTRDRIEEQSIKEEGWDLEKIFYTDEIVGGEDVIFSATGITDGDLLKGVKFVKGFAYTHTLTMRSKSATIRKIESMHNLKNKTIRLKSLGEDKKLIDLRNEYIN